In Phragmites australis chromosome 24, lpPhrAust1.1, whole genome shotgun sequence, the following are encoded in one genomic region:
- the LOC133907353 gene encoding alpha-galactosidase-like produces MARASSWRSLLLVLLVAVATSEGARVSVGNWTEELRGAARRRVFENGLGMTPQMGWNSWNHFGCGINEQLIKQTADALVNTGLAKLGYEYVNIDDCWAESDRDYQGNFVANRQTFPSGIKALADYVHAKGLKLGIYSDAGTRTCSFQMPGSLDHEEQDVKTFASWGVDYLKYDNCNDAGRSVMERYTRISSAMKTYGKNIFFSLCEWGRENPATWAGSMGNSWRTTDDIQDNWDSMTSRADQNDRWASYAGPGGWNDPDMLEVGNGGMSESEYRSHFSIWALSKAPLLIGCDVLSMNQQTKDILSNWEVIAVNQDSLGVQGKKVQSDNGLEVWAGPLSNNRKAVVLWNRQGYQATITVQWSNIGLSPSTAVTARDLWAHSSSSAQGQLSASVAPHDCKMYVLTPK; encoded by the exons ATGGCGCGCGCCTCGAGCTGGCGATCGCTGCTGCTTGTGCTGCTCGTGGCGGTGGCCACGTCGGAGGGGGCCAGGGTGTCGGTGGGGAACTGGACGGAGGAGCTGCGcggggcggcgcggcggcgggtgTTCGAGAACGGCCTCGGCATGACGCCGCAGATGGG GTGGAACAGTTGGAACCACTTCGGCTGTGGGATCAACGAGCAGCTCATCAAGCAGACAG CCGATGCATTGGTCAACACTGGTCTGGCGAAATTAGGCTATGAATATGTTAATATAG ATGATTGCTGGGCAGAATCTGATAGGGACTACCAG GGTAATTTTGTCGCAAATAGACAAACATTCCCCTCTGGcatcaaggcgctcgcagattATGTGCATGCAAAAGGACTGAAGCTTGGCATCTACAGTGATGCTGG TACACGGACGTGCAGTTTCCAAATGCCAGGATCACTTGACCATGAAGAGCAGGATGTTAAAACCTTCGCATCTTGG GGTGTTGATTATCTGAAGTACGACAACTGCAACGATGCTGGCAGGAGTGTCATGGAAAG ATACACTAGAATCAGCAGTGCCATGAAGACCTATGGAAAAAACATCTTCTTCTCGTTGTGTGAATG GGGAAGAGAAAATCCTGCTACCTGGGCAGGCAGCATGGGCAATAGCTGGAGAACAACTGATGACATTCAAGACAACTGGGACAG CATGACATCCCGCGCAGACCAGAACGACAGATGGGCTTCCTATGCCGGACCTGGCGGATGGAATG ATCCTGACATGCTTGAAGTTGGCAACGGTGGGATGTCCGAGTCTGAGTACCGCTCTCATTTCAGCATCTGGGCACTTTCCAAG GCTCCTCTTCTGATTGGGTGCGACGTGCTCTCGATGAACCAGCAGACCAAGGACATACTCAGCAACTGGGAGGTCATCGCCGTCAACCAAG ATAGTCTAGGTGTCCAAGGAAAGAAAGTGCAATCCGATAATGGATTGGAG GTTTGGGCTGGGCCGCTCAGTAACAACAGGAAGGCCGTGGTTCTCTGGAACCGGCAGGGCTACCAGGCAACCATCACCGTGCAATGGTCAAACATCGGGCTTTCTCCATCCACTGCTGTCACTGCTCGTGATCTATGGGCG CACTCCTCGTCCTCGGCTCAGGGCCAATTATCAGCTTCAGTGGCACCTCATGACTGCAAGATGTACGTCCTGACGCCGAAGTAA